In one window of Toxotes jaculatrix isolate fToxJac2 chromosome 10, fToxJac2.pri, whole genome shotgun sequence DNA:
- the LOC121188540 gene encoding melanin-concentrating hormone receptor 2: MNDTDTFCKNNHTVNLTDPSCLNSTLPSYSHIDITTFMHIFPSIYGILCSVGVIANGLVIYAVAACKKKMVSDIYVLNLAIADMLFLLVMPFNIHQLVRDRQWVFGNFMCKAVVVVDVSNQFTTVGIVTVLCIDRYIAIVHPTSEKRTIHWTIMINMLVWLGSFLLTVPVMMYAKVERRQHLEVCMMYLDGPEDMYWYTFYQSILGYIIPLIIISTFYSLTLYHVFSSIRRVKRKQSVWAKRATKMVLMVIALFLVCWSPYHVIQVINLSNSTPTIAFVYAYHISICLSYSHSCINPLMLLIFAQNYRERLCRRNVLHSSQHSSKLTVVKTDGSSTTNDPSYRCTVV, translated from the exons ATGAATGACACGGACACATTTtgcaaaaacaaccacacagtCAACTTGACTGATCCGTCGTGTCTGAACTCAACTCTCCCGTCGTACAGCCACATCGACATCACCACTTTCATGCACATATTCCCTTCCATTTACGGCATCCTGTGCTCAGTTGGAGTTATAGCCAATGGACTGGTCATCTACGCGGTGGCAGCATGCAAGAAGAAAATGGTATCAGACATCTACGTGCTGAACTTGGCCATAGCAGACATGCTCTTCTTGCTTGTGATGCCCTTCAACATTCACCAGCTGGTCAGGGACAGACAGTGGGTCTTCGGGAACTTTATGTGCAAAGCAGTTGTGGTGGTGGATGTCAGCAACCAGTTTACCACAGTGGGAATTGTAACTGTGTTGTGCATTGATCG GTACATAGCCATAGTCCACCCCACCTCGGAGAAGAGGACCATCCACTGGACCATTATGATCAACATGCTAGTGTGGCTTGGCAGCTTCCTCCTCACCGTCCCGGTCATGATGTACGCCAAGGTTGAGCGCAGGCAGCATTTGGAGGTCTGCATGATGTACCTGGACGGGCCTGAGGACATGTACTGGTACACTTTCTACCAGTCTATCCTGGGCTACATCATccctctcatcatcatcagcacctTCTACTCCCTCACCCTCTACCACGTTTTCAGCTCTATCCGCCGGGTGAAACGTAAACAGTCCGTTTGGGCTAAAAGAGCCACCAAGATGGTGCTGATGGTTATCGCACTGTTCCTGGTCTGCTGGTCGCCGTACCACGTCATTCAGGTGATCAACCTGAGCAACAGTACACCAACTATCGCCTTCGTCTACGCCTACCACATCAGCATCTGCCTCAGCTACTCCCACAGCTGCATCAACCCGCTCATGCTGCTCATCTTCGCCCAGAACTACCGTGAGCGTCTTTGTCGCAGGAACGTGCTGCACAGCTCCCAGCACTCATCCAAGCTCACGGTGGTCAAAACAGATGGTTCCAGTACGACCAATGACCCCAGCTACCGCTGTACTGTTGTCTAA